A single Halarcobacter anaerophilus DNA region contains:
- the secG gene encoding preprotein translocase subunit SecG, whose protein sequence is MTSTLLIVQFVLAIIITITVLLQKSSSIGLGAYSGSNDSLFGAKGPGNFLTKATMVLGLLFVINTITLGYIYNQNKLESAVDKVKTETLIPTTPKEETAPAAPVAPAAPAIPAEQSK, encoded by the coding sequence ATGACATCAACGCTATTGATAGTACAATTTGTTTTAGCAATTATAATTACAATTACTGTTTTATTACAAAAGAGTTCAAGCATCGGACTTGGTGCATATAGTGGAAGCAATGACTCTTTGTTTGGAGCAAAAGGACCGGGTAACTTTTTAACAAAAGCAACTATGGTTTTAGGACTTCTATTTGTTATAAATACAATTACATTGGGATATATTTACAATCAAAACAAATTAGAGAGTGCTGTTGACAAAGTAAAAACAGAAACACTAATTCCAACAACACCTAAAGAAGAAACCGCACCGGCAGCTCCTGTTGCACCTGCTGCACCGGCAATTCCTGCTGAACAGAGCAAATAA
- the pyrE gene encoding orotate phosphoribosyltransferase codes for MNIEQIYKDADALLEGHFKLSSGNHSRFYLQSAKVLEDPKTAKLLAEELAKQIKASGLKVDAVCSPALGGLIAGFALATALDVRFIFAERVEGEMTIRRGFEVQEKENYIICEDIITTGGSALEAAKQVEKAGGNIVAYAALANRGFCSREGSDIKAKPNCKLPFDKPLFALEDFTFEMYSPEDCPMCKEGSVAYKPGSRGN; via the coding sequence ATGAATATAGAACAAATATACAAAGATGCAGATGCTTTATTAGAGGGGCATTTTAAATTAAGTTCAGGTAATCACTCTAGATTTTATTTACAATCGGCAAAAGTTTTGGAAGATCCGAAAACTGCAAAACTTTTGGCTGAAGAATTAGCAAAACAGATTAAAGCATCAGGATTAAAAGTTGATGCTGTATGTTCCCCTGCATTAGGTGGTCTTATTGCTGGTTTTGCTTTGGCAACAGCATTAGATGTAAGATTTATTTTTGCAGAAAGAGTTGAAGGAGAAATGACTATTAGAAGAGGTTTTGAAGTTCAAGAAAAAGAAAACTATATTATCTGTGAAGATATTATTACAACAGGCGGTTCTGCTCTTGAAGCTGCAAAACAAGTTGAAAAGGCAGGTGGGAATATTGTTGCTTATGCTGCACTGGCAAATAGAGGTTTTTGTAGTAGAGAGGGAAGCGACATTAAAGCAAAACCCAATTGTAAACTTCCATTTGATAAACCGCTTTTTGCATTAGAAGATTTTACTTTTGAAATGTATTCTCCCGAAGATTGTCCTATGTGCAAAGAAGGAAGTGTAGCTTATAAACCGGGAAGTAGAGGTAACTAA
- a CDS encoding YaaA family protein — MKILLAPAETKNSGGEGKAFCKENFSFDNLFEKREEIFNRYEDFVKSSTLEELSKWFGLKKLDEVEKYKESLINKPTMKAIQRYNGVAFDALDYNSLNKDVQKYIDENVILFSNLFGPLLAKDKIPEYKYKQGAKLPDISVEKFYMDNFTKSLDEFVEDEVIDLRAGFYEKFYKVKKANTLTFKFIKEGKVVSHWAKFYRGKLLQEIAKNKISNLSEFMAMPLPNLRLNEIQEKKNIKLLIMEIE; from the coding sequence ATGAAAATACTTTTGGCTCCTGCTGAGACAAAAAACAGTGGCGGAGAAGGAAAAGCTTTTTGTAAAGAGAATTTCTCTTTTGATAATTTGTTTGAAAAAAGAGAAGAAATTTTTAATCGTTATGAAGATTTTGTGAAAAGTTCTACTTTAGAAGAGTTATCAAAATGGTTTGGATTAAAAAAACTTGATGAAGTTGAAAAATATAAAGAGAGTTTAATAAATAAACCTACGATGAAAGCTATACAAAGATATAACGGTGTTGCTTTTGATGCACTTGATTACAACAGTTTAAATAAAGATGTACAAAAATATATTGATGAGAATGTAATTCTTTTTTCAAATCTTTTCGGTCCTTTGCTTGCAAAAGATAAAATCCCTGAATATAAGTATAAACAAGGTGCTAAATTGCCTGATATTAGTGTTGAAAAATTTTATATGGATAATTTTACCAAAAGCTTGGATGAGTTTGTGGAAGATGAAGTGATTGATTTAAGAGCAGGATTTTATGAAAAGTTTTATAAAGTCAAAAAAGCAAATACTTTGACGTTTAAATTTATAAAAGAGGGAAAAGTAGTAAGTCACTGGGCAAAGTTTTACAGAGGAAAACTTCTTCAAGAAATAGCAAAAAATAAAATATCAAATCTTAGCGAATTTATGGCTATGCCCCTTCCTAATCTTAGATTAAATGAAATTCAAGAGAAAAAAAATATAAAACTTCTTATTATGGAAATTGAATAA
- a CDS encoding MFS transporter: MLFFKLSAFYFFYFAAVGVYVIFLPKVLHDIGYDAVQIGFIFALAPLMRFLTPFLFLKHIKLNQEVFKSALFLSVVCSLCFYLTINNFYAFMINNAILGASLSLILPYLEVTAIKILGKGKYGKSRLFGSIGFTLISLILGQFLTNPYVALHYYLAVNVLTVFFALLLLKYDDIKHDDSVSDEPFSFFKYWPFWISIFFMQLSFGGFYNFFTIYETQHGVSLEVTSYMWSFGVICEILLFYFQAPLLKKNLLIIIKFSLAMTILRWFLLFAFPDNVTIAFLTQSIHAFSFGLYHSATIMFLYTLYSNKKLAQQFMYGVAYGLGGFMGALIAGWTYGDYLFLYSALFSFFALIFLFNKKLPNEAKE; the protein is encoded by the coding sequence ATGCTTTTTTTCAAACTCTCGGCTTTCTATTTTTTCTATTTTGCCGCAGTTGGAGTATATGTAATTTTTTTACCCAAGGTTCTTCATGATATAGGGTATGATGCCGTCCAGATAGGTTTTATCTTTGCTCTTGCTCCTTTAATGAGATTTCTAACTCCTTTTCTTTTTTTAAAACATATTAAACTTAATCAAGAAGTATTTAAAAGTGCCCTGTTTTTATCGGTTGTTTGTTCTTTGTGTTTTTATCTTACTATAAACAACTTTTATGCTTTTATGATTAATAATGCAATTTTGGGAGCTTCTTTATCTCTTATTTTACCGTATTTGGAAGTTACTGCTATAAAAATATTAGGAAAAGGTAAATACGGGAAATCAAGACTCTTCGGTTCTATCGGGTTTACTCTTATTTCATTGATATTAGGACAATTTTTAACAAATCCTTATGTTGCACTACACTACTATTTAGCAGTAAATGTTTTAACGGTATTTTTTGCTCTACTGCTTTTAAAATATGATGATATAAAACATGATGACAGTGTATCTGATGAGCCTTTCTCTTTTTTTAAATATTGGCCTTTTTGGATTAGTATTTTCTTTATGCAGTTAAGTTTCGGAGGCTTTTACAACTTTTTCACCATTTATGAGACTCAACACGGAGTATCATTGGAAGTGACTTCATATATGTGGTCTTTTGGAGTTATCTGTGAGATTCTGCTTTTTTATTTTCAAGCTCCTTTGTTAAAGAAGAATCTTCTTATTATTATCAAATTTTCTTTGGCAATGACTATTCTTAGGTGGTTTTTGCTTTTTGCCTTCCCTGATAATGTCACTATTGCATTTTTAACCCAAAGTATTCACGCCTTTTCTTTTGGTTTATATCACAGTGCGACAATTATGTTTTTATATACTCTTTATTCAAATAAAAAACTAGCACAACAGTTTATGTATGGGGTTGCCTACGGTCTTGGAGGTTTTATGGGAGCTTTGATTGCAGGTTGGACTTACGGTGATTATCTCTTTTTATACAGTGCCCTGTTCTCTTTTTTCGCACTTATATTTTTATTTAATAAAAAATTACCTAATGAGGCAAAAGAGTAA
- the frr gene encoding ribosome recycling factor, whose amino-acid sequence MLNEIYSETKENMDKSLESLKRDYKTLRTGKVSTTILDGIKVDYYGTPTDLNQVGSVLASDATTIVVNPWEKNLLSDIEQAINAANIGVNPNNDGETIKLFFPPMTVEQRQESAKHAKGMTDNAKVAIRNVRKHSNDRVKTLHKDKEITDDENKKALDEIQKITDSYVAKADEILKAKEKEILTV is encoded by the coding sequence ATGTTAAATGAAATCTATTCAGAAACAAAAGAGAATATGGATAAATCTCTAGAATCATTAAAAAGAGATTATAAAACATTAAGAACAGGAAAAGTAAGTACAACTATTTTAGACGGTATAAAAGTTGATTATTACGGAACACCGACTGATTTGAATCAAGTTGGTTCGGTATTAGCTTCAGATGCAACGACTATTGTTGTTAATCCTTGGGAAAAAAATCTTTTAAGTGATATAGAACAAGCTATTAATGCGGCAAATATAGGAGTTAATCCAAATAACGACGGAGAAACGATAAAACTATTTTTCCCTCCTATGACTGTAGAGCAAAGACAAGAGAGTGCAAAACATGCAAAAGGGATGACTGATAATGCTAAAGTTGCAATCAGAAACGTAAGAAAACATTCAAATGACAGAGTAAAAACTTTACATAAAGATAAAGAGATTACTGATGATGAAAATAAAAAAGCTTTAGATGAAATTCAAAAAATCACAGACTCATATGTTGCAAAAGCTGATGAGATTTTAAAAGCTAAAGAGAAAGAGATATTAACGGTATAA
- a CDS encoding RDD family protein, translating into MSRWREIKQGHLKEKKTLKEELDKNSLKSAPIVPRIKAFIVDMFMIMMPIMYVTTYLIMDGKEDFQGSSDARWLTALAFGLIIIFFWIVKAQTPGYKAYSLKLLDNKTKNKISLSKAVFRYLIFLISATTIVLAFIPFFRKDRKTLQDILSSSTVIEEK; encoded by the coding sequence ATGAGCAGATGGAGAGAGATAAAACAAGGGCATCTTAAAGAAAAAAAAACTCTTAAGGAAGAGCTTGATAAAAACTCTTTAAAATCTGCTCCCATTGTTCCTAGAATCAAAGCTTTTATTGTAGATATGTTTATGATTATGATGCCCATAATGTATGTAACTACATATCTTATAATGGATGGGAAAGAAGATTTTCAAGGAAGCAGTGATGCAAGGTGGCTTACCGCTTTGGCATTTGGATTAATTATCATCTTTTTTTGGATTGTAAAAGCCCAAACCCCGGGATACAAAGCTTATAGTCTGAAACTTTTAGATAATAAAACAAAAAACAAAATCTCTTTATCAAAAGCAGTTTTTAGATATCTTATTTTTTTGATATCTGCAACAACAATAGTTCTGGCATTTATTCCATTTTTTAGAAAAGATAGAAAAACTTTACAAGATATTTTAAGCTCTAGCACCGTTATAGAAGAAAAATAA
- a CDS encoding small multi-drug export protein, translated as MNKEFVKKIFSTQEGLIFLLSLLLILATGIFLIIYYFFDSNFSSKVATMIFTNVFIGRVPALSFGYASNLSHFTVISFNILAEMILVTLIYSLFVFSYKGVVKIKQLENFFNKVSKRKEKHEKVFVKYGRFGLFIFVFIPFWMTGPVVGSIIGFLIGIKHFTVIFIVFCATIISITIWGMFLQEIVDFLAMFDIRFIWILVFVIVIVALIFRYRKRG; from the coding sequence TTGAATAAAGAATTTGTAAAAAAAATTTTCAGTACTCAAGAGGGATTAATCTTTCTTCTCTCTTTACTTCTTATCTTGGCAACAGGGATATTTTTAATCATATACTATTTTTTTGATTCTAATTTTTCAAGTAAAGTGGCAACTATGATTTTCACAAATGTTTTTATAGGTAGAGTTCCTGCTCTGTCTTTCGGATATGCTTCCAACTTATCCCATTTTACGGTTATTTCATTTAATATTCTGGCTGAAATGATTTTAGTTACTCTTATTTATTCACTTTTTGTTTTTAGTTATAAAGGAGTAGTAAAAATAAAACAGTTGGAAAACTTTTTTAATAAAGTTTCAAAAAGAAAAGAGAAACATGAAAAGGTTTTTGTAAAATACGGGCGTTTTGGACTCTTTATTTTTGTTTTTATTCCTTTTTGGATGACAGGACCTGTTGTAGGTTCAATAATCGGATTTTTAATTGGAATTAAACATTTTACTGTTATATTTATTGTTTTTTGTGCAACTATAATCTCTATTACCATTTGGGGTATGTTTTTACAAGAAATTGTTGATTTCCTAGCAATGTTTGATATTCGATTTATTTGGATACTTGTTTTTGTAATAGTAATTGTTGCATTGATTTTTAGATATAGAAAAAGAGGTTAA
- a CDS encoding thiamine-phosphate pyrophosphorylase: MTDKKNLRIIDANLNRLREGIRVVEDIFRYVYDDKPIASKLKSLRHLARIDEYTTILSTRDVENDVLRESIKSEQNRTDLFSILIANFKRAQESARVLEELSKLISIKASENFKYIRYELYSLETALTKITSNSK, encoded by the coding sequence ATGACTGATAAAAAAAATCTTAGAATTATTGATGCAAATTTAAATCGATTAAGAGAAGGTATCCGTGTAGTCGAAGATATTTTCAGATACGTTTATGATGATAAACCTATAGCATCAAAATTAAAATCTCTCAGACACTTAGCAAGAATCGATGAATATACGACAATTCTCAGTACAAGAGATGTAGAAAATGATGTATTAAGAGAATCTATTAAAAGTGAACAAAATAGAACTGATTTATTCTCTATTTTGATTGCAAATTTTAAAAGAGCACAGGAAAGTGCGAGAGTTTTGGAAGAGTTGTCTAAATTAATATCTATAAAAGCAAGTGAAAATTTTAAATATATTAGATATGAACTTTACAGCTTAGAAACTGCATTAACAAAAATCACTTCAAACTCTAAATAG
- a CDS encoding YchJ family protein: MKISGNSFCPCGSQKKFKKCCRVFHYGENPGNALELMKSRYSAYAANDSDYIIKTTHRDNKDYTSDEQKWKESIHDFVGHTEFKGLEILNFEEGEDTAYVTFKASLFQGAIDVSFTEKSKFVKVHDLWLYHSGEIIE, from the coding sequence ATGAAAATATCCGGTAATTCATTTTGCCCCTGTGGGAGCCAAAAAAAATTTAAAAAATGTTGTAGAGTTTTTCACTACGGAGAAAATCCGGGTAATGCTCTTGAACTGATGAAATCAAGATATAGTGCATATGCTGCCAATGATTCAGATTATATAATTAAAACTACACACAGAGATAACAAAGATTATACTTCCGATGAGCAAAAGTGGAAAGAGTCGATTCATGATTTTGTAGGTCATACCGAATTTAAAGGTTTAGAGATTTTAAATTTTGAAGAGGGAGAAGATACAGCTTATGTGACTTTTAAAGCCTCACTTTTTCAAGGAGCAATTGATGTCTCTTTTACAGAGAAAAGTAAGTTTGTAAAAGTTCATGATCTTTGGCTTTACCACAGCGGTGAAATTATTGAATAA
- a CDS encoding dienelactone hydrolase family protein produces the protein MKKILLSLVFFSSVLFSKEGFVTYKVDAKEYEAYISSPSKNAPLVFLVHDWDGLTDYEVKRAKMLNKMGYATFAVDLYGKGVRPEKLEDKKRLTTQLYKDREKMKTLLFAGLNEAKDQGLNVKNSLGIGYCFGGAAILEFARAGAELKKFVSFHGGLKTPKGEDYSKTKGDIVVFHGSADKVVSMQEFATLAQELEKAGIKHEMTSYSGAPHAFTVFGTKKYYESADKSSWRRFSEILEDTLKE, from the coding sequence ATGAAAAAGATTTTACTCTCTTTAGTTTTTTTTTCTTCGGTTTTGTTTTCAAAAGAAGGTTTTGTAACTTATAAGGTTGATGCAAAAGAGTACGAAGCTTATATTAGTTCTCCTTCAAAAAATGCCCCTCTTGTTTTTTTAGTGCATGATTGGGACGGTTTAACCGATTATGAAGTTAAAAGAGCAAAGATGTTAAATAAAATGGGATATGCAACTTTTGCCGTAGATTTATACGGAAAAGGCGTTAGACCTGAAAAACTTGAAGATAAAAAAAGATTAACAACGCAGCTATATAAAGACAGGGAGAAGATGAAAACTTTGCTTTTTGCCGGTTTAAATGAGGCAAAAGATCAAGGATTAAACGTGAAAAACTCTTTAGGAATAGGTTACTGCTTCGGAGGTGCTGCAATTTTAGAGTTTGCAAGAGCAGGAGCTGAGCTTAAAAAGTTTGTTTCTTTTCACGGGGGACTTAAGACTCCAAAAGGTGAAGACTATTCAAAAACAAAAGGAGATATCGTCGTATTTCATGGAAGTGCAGACAAAGTCGTAAGTATGCAAGAGTTTGCAACTTTGGCACAAGAACTTGAAAAAGCTGGAATAAAACATGAAATGACATCTTACAGCGGTGCTCCTCATGCTTTTACTGTATTTGGTACAAAAAAATATTATGAGAGTGCAGATAAAAGTTCATGGAGAAGGTTTTCAGAAATCTTAGAAGATACATTAAAAGAGTAA
- a CDS encoding ComEA family DNA-binding protein encodes MIRKYVGVMLMFMTFMFGAINFNKASKEELMELKGIGAKKADAIIEYRKSNKINSVEDLLPIKGFGQNLISKIKNSQIKSK; translated from the coding sequence ATGATTAGAAAATATGTTGGTGTGATGTTGATGTTTATGACATTTATGTTTGGTGCAATTAATTTTAACAAAGCATCCAAAGAGGAACTTATGGAACTCAAAGGAATAGGGGCAAAAAAAGCCGATGCAATTATTGAGTATAGAAAATCCAATAAAATAAACAGTGTGGAGGATCTCCTTCCTATAAAAGGTTTCGGTCAAAACTTAATCTCAAAAATCAAAAATTCTCAGATAAAATCTAAATAA
- a CDS encoding Bax inhibitor-1/YccA family protein, producing MYNRDYLSQETSQYKTSVDSSRSELMSFLKATYQLFAGSLLAATAGAYIGLDMVSTIASWYWGLVILEFVLLFALYAVKNKPGINLAVLFGFTFLTGLTITPLLSTILAMPAGASIVAQAFLMTSVAFGGISMFAMTTKKDFSAMGKMLFIALIILIVGSISNIFFQSPLLQLAIAGVGALLFSAFILYDTQQIIRGGFQTPIEAAIALYLDFFNLFVSLLQIFGILNSDE from the coding sequence ATGTATAACAGAGATTATCTTTCGCAAGAAACATCTCAATACAAAACTTCTGTTGACTCTTCAAGATCTGAGTTAATGAGCTTTTTAAAAGCGACTTATCAATTGTTTGCAGGCTCATTATTGGCTGCAACAGCTGGGGCTTATATTGGTCTTGATATGGTTTCAACTATTGCAAGTTGGTATTGGGGATTAGTAATATTGGAGTTTGTTCTATTATTTGCATTATACGCAGTAAAAAACAAACCTGGAATTAATTTAGCTGTATTATTTGGATTTACATTCCTTACAGGATTAACAATTACTCCACTTTTAAGCACTATATTAGCAATGCCGGCAGGTGCTTCAATCGTAGCTCAAGCATTTCTAATGACTTCTGTTGCTTTTGGTGGTATCTCAATGTTTGCAATGACAACAAAAAAAGATTTTTCTGCAATGGGTAAAATGCTATTTATTGCGCTTATCATTTTAATTGTCGGTTCTATTTCAAACATTTTCTTCCAATCACCTCTTTTACAACTAGCGATTGCAGGTGTTGGAGCATTGTTATTCTCTGCATTTATACTTTATGATACACAACAAATTATAAGAGGTGGATTTCAAACTCCAATTGAAGCGGCTATTGCTTTATATTTGGATTTCTTTAACCTTTTTGTATCATTATTACAAATTTTCGGTATTCTAAATAGCGATGAATAA
- a CDS encoding methyltransferase gives MSVENQFSQYAKDYNNFNIIQQLAAKALVRDVKNTPQTILEIGCGSGQVFKYVNWHFEKYIAVDFSSNMCNLHPKNQNLEVYCFDFDSEEFFSFLEGKHFDNIFSSSAMQWSKDLPKLLENLSKTTKKIDAVLFTSNTFKSIQNITGTKSPILCSEEIKEAFNKYFKCDFEVHNYNLEFDNKKDLFDYIKKSGVSGNKASLDFKNAKKLYKEYKLNYLEFEVIFVNAVSKL, from the coding sequence ATGTCTGTAGAAAACCAATTTTCACAATATGCGAAAGATTATAACAATTTTAATATTATTCAACAATTAGCGGCAAAAGCCTTAGTAAGGGATGTTAAAAACACTCCTCAAACAATACTTGAAATTGGTTGTGGTTCAGGGCAGGTTTTTAAATATGTAAATTGGCACTTTGAAAAATATATTGCCGTAGATTTTTCTTCTAATATGTGTAACTTACATCCAAAAAATCAAAATCTGGAAGTTTATTGTTTTGATTTTGATTCTGAAGAGTTTTTTAGTTTTTTAGAGGGAAAACATTTTGATAATATCTTTTCCTCATCTGCAATGCAATGGTCAAAAGATCTTCCTAAACTTTTAGAAAATCTAAGTAAAACTACAAAAAAAATTGATGCTGTACTTTTTACATCAAATACTTTTAAATCAATTCAAAATATTACTGGAACAAAATCCCCGATTCTTTGTAGTGAAGAGATTAAAGAAGCCTTTAATAAATACTTTAAATGTGATTTTGAAGTACATAACTATAATTTAGAGTTTGATAATAAAAAAGATCTTTTTGACTACATAAAAAAATCAGGTGTTAGCGGTAATAAAGCTAGTTTGGATTTTAAAAATGCAAAAAAACTTTATAAAGAGTATAAATTAAACTATTTAGAGTTTGAAGTGATTTTTGTTAATGCAGTTTCTAAGCTGTAA